Proteins from one Podospora pseudoanserina strain CBS 124.78 chromosome 1, whole genome shotgun sequence genomic window:
- a CDS encoding hypothetical protein (EggNog:ENOG503NWQ4; MEROPS:MER0005855; COG:I), with product MPDKTLTVATYAAGASFAAITLVYVFGPTFFFDAGPSASTNRNRGAVGLSNPANDCFINSVLQALAGLGDLRIYLIRETHRRSLDDELVYAQVVPVGLLPGDVQHFRGDMPHWKMEGFQKGLVTKGLKDILDALNERPLYKKTITAMPFLRVLEEAFRQRISRRQQDAQEFLQVVAERLCNEYHAGRRARASARRSCALGDATSELAQTAPDKDSTQGLVTQVNDIEKPQGQSEVVNDELGGGQEEGFPMEGQSESQIECLTCGFKPRPTATTFCTLTLNVPQVSSATTLGACFDGMFKTEYIDDFKCEKCRLMHAILLLEADLERSTSEVARENIRAAIDKLQSALETDPEDPPNDVVLPDLSHAPKRRIARHIRLTSFPKILAIHLSRSIFDASHYSQKNSAKVVFPEKFPLGGLLNQKKYKLLGVVTHKGSHDSGHYETFRRQVMQPPFSNPSTFKPAEVYSRTVSPAPTPHIRAQRSDGGEENSLMSTPDPLSPSGGDSLTPPLDPWKHSVPAPQTSILPDGDKPASPLGSPQKDVLSVSRGRESESTSLRSVAANAKSTFSKITSRPSAGTESNPKSDVMDTSTKSLTTAKPRRRKVQDRWWRISDDKVKEASTRDVLSMQREVYLLFYEMERA from the coding sequence ATGCCCGACAAGACCCTCACAGTCGCAACTTATGCTGCAGGTGCCTCGTTTGCCGCCATCACCCTCGTCTATGTATTTGGCCCGACTTTCTTCTTCGATGCTGGCCCATCTGCCTCAACGAACCGAAATAGAGGCGCCGTCGGCCTCTCCAACCCTGCCAATGATTGCTTTATTAACTCTGTTCTCCAGGCACTcgctgggttgggggatcTTCGAATTTATTTAATACGCGAAACACATCGTCGCAGCCTCGATGACGAGCTCGTCTACGCCCAGGTTGTACCAGTCGGTCTTCTCCCAGGAGATGTGCAACACTTTAGGGGCGACATGCCACACTGGAAGATGGAGGGTTTTCAGAAAGGGCTGGTAACAAAGGGACTGAAAGATATCCTGGACGCTCTCAACGAACGACCTTTGTACAAGAaaaccatcaccgccatgcCATTCCTTCGtgtcttggaggaggcaTTTCGCCAGCGAATTAGCAGACGGCAACAAGACGCTCAAGAGTTTCTGCAAGTGGTTGCGGAAAGGCTCTGTAATGAATACCACGCGGGACGAAGAGCGAGGGCCTCTGCACGACGGAGTTGTGCTCTTGGTGATGCCACTTCGGAGCTTGCGCAGACAGCGCCAGACAAGGACTCAACCCAGGGCCTGGTGACACAAGTCAACGACATTGAAAAACCACAAGGGCAGTCTGAAGTTGTCAATGATGAACTTGGTGGAGGGCAAGAGGAAGGCTTTCCTATGGAGGGACAGTCTGAATCACAGATCGAATGCCTCACATGTGGTTTCAAACCCCGTCCTACAGCAACAACATTTTGCACCTTGACTCTCAATGTGCCACAGGTGTCATCGGCCACCACACTTGGGGCTTGTTTTGATGGCATGTTCAAGACAGAATACATCGACGACTTCAAGTGTGAAAAATGTCGTTTGATGCATGCCATACTATTACTGGAAGCAGACCTGGAGCGATCCACCTCGGAAGTGGCAAGAGAAAATATACGAGCAGCTATCGACAAACTGCAATCTGCTCTTGAAACAGATCCTGAGGACCCCCCGAATGATGTTGTTTTGCCAGACCTCAGTCATGCCCCAAAGCGACGAATAGCACGCCACATCCGCCTTACCAGTTTCCCGAAGATCCTGGCCATTCACCTCTCTCGCTCGATCTTCGACGCCAGTCATTATTCTCAGAAAAACTCGGCCAAGGTGGTTTTCCCCGAAAAATTTCCCCTGGGTGGGTTGCTTAACCAAAAAAAGTACAAACTCTTGGGCGTGGTGACACACAAGGGAAGTCACGACAGCGGTCATTATGAAACCTTTCGTCGCCAGGTTAtgcaaccccccttttccaacccTAGCACGTTTAAGCCAGCAGAAGTCTATAGCAGAACCGTCAGCCCCGCGCCCACGCCGCACATCAGAGCTCAGCGATCagacggtggagaggagaaCTCGTTGATGTCAACACCAGATCCTTTGTCCCCTTCCGGGGGAGACTCACTCACGCCGCCGTTGGACCCTTGGAAACACTCTGTACCGGCACCTCAAACATCTATCTTACCGGATGGAGATAAGCCAGCGTCACCTTTGGGCTCTCCGCAGAAAGATGTCTTGTCTGTCAGCAGGGGTAGGGAATCTGAATCCACCAGTCTCCGGTCGGTTGCAGCAAACGCCAAATCAACGTTCTCCAAAATCACCTCTCGACCTTCAGCCGGGACCGAAAGCAACCCAAAATCTGACGTGATGGATACATCTACGAAATCATTGACCACTGCCAAGCCGAGGCGCCGAAAAGTCCAAGACCGGTGGTGGCGTATCAGCGACGACAAAGTTAAGGAAGCAAGTACCCGCGATGTTTTGAGCATGCAGCGGGAGGTCTACCTTCTGTTCTATGAGATGGAGCGCGCATAA